The following are encoded in a window of Candidatus Jidaibacter acanthamoeba genomic DNA:
- a CDS encoding DUF2460 domain-containing protein encodes MKEKKIKFIEQRFPENISYGSSGGPCYSTDVITMTSGYEQRNINWQQSRNQYNVAYGIKTEEHIKELIAFFRICKGKAIGFRFKDWNDYTAKNQLIAIGDGKKNSFQLVKTYKTVAVKEQRIISKPVPGKVKIFLDDNEYKEVEVDYTSGIVTFKTPPAADVKITASFNFDVPVRFDTDSLLTSIEAYQTHSLNNIPLVEIRV; translated from the coding sequence ATGAAAGAGAAAAAAATAAAGTTCATTGAACAACGCTTCCCCGAAAATATTTCCTATGGATCAAGCGGCGGCCCTTGCTACTCCACCGATGTTATCACGATGACTAGCGGATATGAGCAAAGGAACATAAATTGGCAGCAATCAAGAAATCAATATAATGTTGCTTACGGCATAAAAACCGAAGAGCATATTAAGGAGCTGATAGCTTTTTTCAGAATTTGTAAAGGTAAGGCAATCGGATTCAGGTTTAAAGATTGGAATGATTATACTGCTAAAAACCAACTGATCGCCATTGGGGATGGGAAGAAAAATTCATTTCAACTGGTGAAAACCTATAAAACAGTAGCAGTTAAAGAGCAGAGAATAATCTCTAAACCGGTGCCCGGCAAGGTCAAAATTTTCTTAGATGATAATGAATATAAGGAGGTAGAAGTGGATTATACTTCAGGGATAGTAACTTTTAAAACTCCTCCTGCGGCAGATGTAAAAATTACTGCAAGTTTTAATTTTGATGTGCCGGTGAGGTTTGATACAGATTCACTGCTTACCTCAATTGAAGCTTATCAAACCCATTCACTAAATAATATTCCGCTTGTTGAAATAAGAGTATAA
- a CDS encoding DUF2163 domain-containing protein yields MNAITPKLAELLEQEITAFATCWLLKLKSGEELGFTDFDQDLNINNITYHSASGFTPSAVLSNSGLAPDNLEIEGMLDNELILKQDLIAGKYDHAEIEIFLVNYENLNAGKLHLKRGWFGEVSIKDNMFIAEVKGLTHALNKNIGDLYSHRCRAKFGDEKCKADLSKYTFSGSITEAQSNNTLIDINRAEESDFFQYGSIKFLTGANQGIAKEIQSYTRSGKIVLASPLPHKPSAGDSYEITAGCNKSFETCYKQFNNAINFRGEPHIPGITKLLKV; encoded by the coding sequence ATGAACGCAATCACCCCCAAACTAGCCGAGCTTTTAGAGCAGGAAATTACAGCATTCGCCACTTGTTGGCTGCTGAAATTAAAATCCGGCGAAGAGCTGGGTTTTACTGATTTTGATCAGGATCTTAATATTAATAATATAACATACCATTCAGCTTCCGGGTTTACTCCTAGTGCGGTTTTAAGTAATTCCGGTCTTGCTCCCGATAACCTTGAGATTGAAGGTATGTTGGATAATGAGCTTATCCTAAAGCAGGACTTAATTGCCGGAAAATATGATCATGCCGAGATTGAAATATTTTTAGTTAACTATGAAAATTTAAATGCGGGAAAGCTTCACTTGAAGCGAGGTTGGTTTGGTGAAGTTAGTATCAAAGATAATATGTTTATCGCTGAAGTAAAAGGACTGACCCATGCTTTAAATAAAAACATCGGCGATCTTTATTCTCACCGCTGCCGAGCTAAGTTTGGTGATGAAAAATGTAAAGCAGATTTAAGCAAATATACTTTTTCGGGTAGTATAACCGAGGCTCAAAGTAATAATACTTTAATTGATATTAATCGCGCAGAGGAATCTGATTTCTTTCAATACGGTAGCATTAAGTTTTTAACCGGGGCAAACCAAGGTATAGCAAAAGAAATTCAAAGTTATACGAGAAGCGGAAAAATAGTGCTTGCAAGCCCGTTGCCTCATAAGCCGAGTGCAGGTGACAGTTATGAAATCACCGCTGGGTGTAATAAATCTTTTGAAACTTGTTATAAGCAATTTAACAATGCAATTAATTTTAGAGGAGAGCCGCACATCCCGGGAATAACTAAACTGCTTAAGGTTTAA
- a CDS encoding tetratricopeptide repeat protein, producing the protein MFKLVILIAILSLSFRVSASAEVLQFAQITKIHDTSEGINDKESLAVVSLAPDKFSIRVADREIIYDFSNNYQYTVNHEKQTYDSVPIYYIINFRGKEKQNREFLNELFKRLEKDDKVTIPKKRKIISDKIRQFDLEMAFSIGRDSAVTSKMVQKTKTQNTSFFFNGKKAAEFETGSFIIPAAFKNMYFKYILYTQNLHPFMIEDHLSREKLFEKLNYTFKPGFEGERRVDVAIQPESISFQEGDIKIPVNYREDCSIGKNICELYYAVKYGSLKISEQQFINEIKEHLLKEDRLSAFLTANEYMLQYGVQQVELFKKIISDNNDEQLIEVMSAIDRQNSKESTHNALTMLEEAAAQNTKKGYVLYIFMANHYSLGKFDESYHYMLKALQKNPFIVGAYVDLSRVFFEAYDTEKAWFILDLAYKINPEHYMNKGAEILKDKLRQKHPEYF; encoded by the coding sequence ATGTTTAAACTAGTGATTCTTATAGCAATTTTAAGCTTATCCTTTCGTGTTTCGGCGAGTGCCGAGGTATTGCAGTTTGCTCAAATAACTAAAATTCACGATACTTCAGAAGGTATTAATGACAAAGAAAGTTTAGCAGTCGTTAGTCTTGCACCCGATAAATTTTCAATACGAGTAGCTGACCGCGAGATAATTTATGATTTTTCAAATAACTATCAATATACGGTTAACCACGAAAAGCAAACCTACGACAGCGTACCTATCTATTATATTATAAATTTCAGGGGTAAGGAAAAGCAAAACAGAGAGTTCTTAAACGAACTGTTTAAACGGTTGGAGAAGGACGATAAAGTGACAATTCCGAAAAAACGAAAAATTATTTCGGATAAAATTAGGCAATTCGATTTGGAGATGGCTTTTTCCATAGGTAGAGATTCCGCGGTTACTTCCAAAATGGTTCAAAAAACAAAAACACAAAACACGAGTTTCTTTTTTAATGGTAAAAAAGCTGCGGAATTTGAAACGGGTTCATTTATTATACCTGCTGCGTTCAAAAATATGTACTTTAAATATATTCTCTATACTCAAAATCTTCATCCGTTTATGATTGAAGATCATTTATCACGAGAAAAGTTGTTTGAAAAATTAAATTATACTTTTAAACCGGGTTTTGAGGGTGAACGCCGGGTAGACGTCGCAATCCAGCCTGAAAGTATAAGCTTTCAAGAAGGCGATATTAAAATTCCCGTAAATTATCGCGAAGATTGTAGTATCGGTAAGAATATTTGCGAACTGTATTATGCAGTAAAATATGGCTCCTTAAAAATTTCCGAACAGCAGTTCATTAATGAAATTAAAGAGCATTTACTTAAAGAGGATCGACTTAGCGCTTTTTTAACTGCAAATGAATATATGTTGCAATATGGAGTGCAACAGGTTGAATTATTCAAGAAAATCATAAGTGATAATAATGATGAGCAATTAATCGAAGTAATGAGCGCAATTGATCGCCAAAATTCAAAAGAATCAACGCATAATGCGCTTACCATGCTTGAAGAAGCGGCTGCTCAAAATACGAAAAAGGGTTATGTGCTATATATTTTTATGGCTAATCATTATAGCCTAGGCAAATTTGACGAGAGCTACCATTATATGTTAAAAGCATTGCAGAAAAACCCATTTATAGTCGGTGCTTACGTTGATTTAAGCCGAGTATTTTTTGAAGCGTATGATACTGAGAAAGCATGGTTTATTCTTGACCTGGCTTATAAAATAAACCCCGAACATTATATGAACAAAGGTGCGGAAATTTTAAAAGATAAATTACGCCAAAAGCACCCTGAGTATTTTTAA
- a CDS encoding DCC1-like thiol-disulfide oxidoreductase family protein — protein sequence MTDTPTKQAEKGIWLIYDYECPLCDMYCRAIRIKKDIGNLTLVDARQPSSVMDEITKLGWDIDNGMVLKVDDSLYYGSEAIHILTLLSTRAGMFNKINYFVFKSYLMSKVLYPFFRSIRNILLFKLMGRTKINNLEKK from the coding sequence ATGACGGATACACCTACTAAGCAAGCTGAAAAAGGTATATGGCTGATTTATGATTATGAATGCCCGCTATGTGATATGTATTGTCGCGCAATCAGAATTAAAAAGGATATAGGCAATTTAACTCTGGTAGATGCCCGTCAACCAAGTAGTGTAATGGATGAAATAACTAAGCTCGGCTGGGATATTGATAACGGAATGGTATTAAAAGTTGATGACTCACTATATTACGGCAGTGAAGCAATACATATTCTTACCCTGCTTAGTACTCGGGCGGGGATGTTTAACAAAATTAACTATTTTGTATTTAAATCATACTTAATGTCTAAAGTGCTGTATCCGTTCTTTCGGAGTATACGTAACATTTTGCTTTTCAAATTGATGGGCAGAACTAAAATTAATAACTTGGAGAAAAAATAA
- a CDS encoding O-antigen ligase family protein, which translates to MEFIFDGMIITNINHYLLNKTIYFDPSYLNRGMTFIAIAVWVAIIPLIQNNRKISSYCLLLLSFVIIFIYTSESAKLGIIAGIVTYISAKIFKHTFASIFQVGIVGVYIFIPITLCCLIYNTHVQTLFQHIPWSFEHRIYIWQNVLDLISLRPLTGYGFNAARIISELNLSSMMIGSTSISLLPLHPHNGVIQILLELGIIGLVLNLTVWLSIIRTVSLTSSIGEDFKPFIYAILATYITISQSSFNIFMSWWLCLIFIIVFNFLILSRVEDNKE; encoded by the coding sequence ATGGAATTTATCTTTGACGGAATGATTATAACTAATATTAATCATTATCTATTAAATAAGACTATATATTTTGATCCATCTTACCTTAATCGCGGTATGACATTTATTGCAATTGCCGTGTGGGTTGCAATTATTCCCTTAATTCAGAATAATCGCAAAATCAGTAGTTATTGCTTATTGCTCTTAAGCTTTGTTATCATCTTTATTTACACGAGTGAATCAGCTAAACTCGGTATAATAGCCGGAATAGTCACTTATATTTCAGCTAAAATATTTAAGCATACTTTTGCCTCAATTTTTCAAGTCGGAATAGTTGGTGTTTATATTTTTATTCCAATTACACTCTGCTGCTTAATTTATAATACGCACGTCCAAACTTTGTTTCAGCATATTCCATGGTCATTTGAACATAGGATTTATATCTGGCAAAATGTGCTCGATTTAATTTCACTTCGGCCGCTTACCGGCTATGGTTTTAATGCAGCAAGGATTATCTCTGAGCTAAACTTAAGCTCTATGATGATCGGTAGCACAAGTATCAGCCTTTTACCCCTCCATCCGCATAACGGGGTTATACAGATATTACTTGAACTCGGAATTATTGGTTTAGTTTTAAACCTAACGGTTTGGCTAAGTATTATAAGAACCGTTTCTCTTACATCTTCTATAGGAGAAGATTTCAAGCCGTTTATTTATGCTATTCTTGCTACATATATTACCATTTCCCAATCAAGTTTTAATATATTTATGAGTTGGTGGCTATGTTTGATCTTCATTATTGTATTTAACTTTTTGATTTTAAGCAGAGTTGAAGATAACAAAGAATAA
- the bcp gene encoding thioredoxin-dependent thiol peroxidase, translating to MGLKEGDKAIDFTLPISENESVSLKDFKGKNVILYFYPKDNTPGCTTQAKNFRDHMLKFKELNTEIIGVSKDDLKSHSKFSGEHCLPFRIASDYESDVCEQYGVWEQKSFMGRKYMGITRSTFLIDKEGIIRKIWPEVSVKTHIDEVLKEIKKL from the coding sequence ATAGGTTTGAAAGAAGGGGATAAAGCAATAGATTTTACGTTGCCCATCAGTGAAAACGAAAGTGTTAGCTTAAAAGATTTTAAAGGAAAAAATGTAATACTTTATTTTTATCCTAAAGATAACACTCCGGGTTGCACTACCCAAGCAAAAAACTTTAGAGATCATATGTTGAAATTTAAGGAGTTGAATACTGAAATAATAGGAGTTTCCAAAGACGATTTAAAAAGCCACAGCAAATTCTCCGGGGAACATTGTCTGCCATTTAGAATTGCTTCCGATTATGAATCGGATGTTTGTGAGCAATATGGAGTTTGGGAGCAAAAAAGCTTTATGGGTAGGAAATATATGGGTATTACACGTAGTACCTTTTTGATTGATAAAGAGGGCATAATACGAAAAATATGGCCTGAGGTTTCGGTTAAAACCCATATAGATGAAGTGTTAAAGGAGATTAAGAAGCTTTAG
- a CDS encoding protein kinase family protein, whose translation MTLFISKLISEAPNITEVSLNGILGKIRSELKDINCEIIGISETVDLVADKYLIDINGGKIESLSTPNADAYSAKDVSGTSSQDYYCLVFKKNIPTRLAEIIVLKAVPIYNLIRPLEIGITAIGEQGERFLCVICEKPNGKSLKELIKEGREFSHQFILKKIVAPLNKIIKDLHGIEIVHGNINPSTIFLDENDEIIVSECISSLNGLCQEDTYETINRAQCHKWGKGEGDKSVDYYALGMTISSIISKIFFEDIKHINILESKLQNGTFSFLNQHFHFGGTIGDLLKGLVTDDKNIRWGFKDIENILMDGSYSLPAVLEKPALPRPVIFKEKEYFHKAPLAYDLALNWEDAKAFIKQSLLVKWLDISASEQLTIEALESLQEIAKKRFSSYSLFSKEDEHLIKVIIALDPDGPVRYKNLTFYKESLGALLIYSINNEENEITQFIANSLFVDLFSYYEQIAIWFKNKDYATGLKDLKQATGNIRKAGFGFGIERCCYDLNVSLPSQSHVIRGEICYGIKDILTYLDKQSIEIDELLLKKNLLCFVASRIGLAEELRVTKLISFYMLEKDKTFISLMILGMAQEKTGVKELINLSELYAEKIKTILDEVIKGEAIKKDIFAAINKVKSQGNLNLIKQSATDIYYLEQDIKGFTQATARVDFINKELERLKDKYTIEREAKEWGLKIAVKVSYIIVLFSIILAISGGL comes from the coding sequence ATGACCCTTTTTATCTCAAAATTAATTTCGGAAGCACCGAATATAACGGAAGTAAGTTTAAACGGCATTTTAGGCAAAATCCGCTCCGAACTGAAGGATATTAACTGTGAAATAATCGGTATTAGTGAAACGGTTGATTTAGTAGCGGATAAATACTTAATTGATATAAACGGGGGAAAAATAGAAAGTCTTTCCACTCCTAATGCCGATGCCTACTCTGCAAAAGATGTTTCAGGTACAAGCAGCCAAGACTATTATTGTTTAGTATTTAAGAAAAATATACCGACAAGACTTGCGGAAATTATTGTCTTAAAAGCAGTGCCTATTTATAACTTGATCAGACCGCTGGAAATAGGAATAACCGCAATCGGAGAGCAAGGAGAAAGGTTTTTATGCGTAATATGTGAAAAGCCTAACGGTAAATCTTTAAAAGAATTAATTAAAGAGGGGAGAGAATTTTCCCATCAATTTATACTTAAAAAGATAGTTGCTCCGCTTAATAAGATAATTAAGGATCTGCACGGTATTGAAATCGTGCATGGTAATATTAATCCTTCTACAATTTTCTTAGACGAAAATGATGAAATTATTGTATCCGAATGCATATCAAGTTTAAACGGACTTTGCCAAGAAGATACTTATGAAACGATAAATAGGGCACAATGCCATAAATGGGGAAAAGGAGAGGGGGATAAAAGCGTGGATTATTATGCACTCGGCATGACAATCTCAAGTATAATTTCCAAAATCTTCTTTGAAGATATAAAGCATATAAACATACTGGAAAGTAAGTTACAAAACGGTACTTTCAGCTTTTTAAATCAGCATTTTCATTTCGGCGGTACTATAGGGGATTTGCTCAAAGGATTAGTAACGGATGATAAAAACATCAGATGGGGCTTTAAAGATATTGAAAATATACTAATGGACGGCAGCTATAGTTTGCCGGCCGTTCTTGAAAAGCCGGCGCTGCCTCGCCCGGTAATATTTAAGGAAAAAGAATATTTTCATAAAGCTCCGCTTGCTTATGACCTGGCACTCAATTGGGAAGATGCAAAAGCTTTTATAAAGCAGTCATTACTAGTGAAATGGCTGGATATAAGTGCTTCCGAGCAACTAACTATCGAAGCTTTAGAAAGTTTGCAGGAGATAGCGAAAAAAAGATTTTCTTCGTATTCCTTATTTTCTAAAGAGGACGAGCATTTAATAAAAGTGATAATTGCTTTAGATCCTGACGGACCTGTCAGATATAAAAATTTAACTTTTTATAAAGAAAGTTTAGGGGCATTACTCATATACAGCATTAATAATGAAGAAAATGAAATCACACAATTTATTGCCAATAGCTTGTTTGTAGATTTGTTCTCATATTATGAACAGATTGCAATTTGGTTTAAAAATAAAGACTATGCAACCGGTTTAAAAGACCTTAAGCAAGCAACTGGTAATATAAGAAAAGCAGGGTTCGGGTTTGGGATTGAAAGATGCTGTTATGATCTTAATGTTTCTTTGCCCTCTCAAAGCCATGTAATAAGAGGGGAAATATGTTACGGAATTAAAGACATTTTAACCTATTTGGATAAGCAAAGCATAGAGATTGACGAACTGCTTTTGAAAAAGAACTTACTTTGTTTTGTAGCAAGCAGAATCGGCCTTGCTGAGGAGCTTAGGGTAACTAAACTTATAAGTTTTTATATGCTGGAGAAGGACAAAACTTTTATAAGCCTAATGATTCTAGGTATGGCACAGGAAAAGACAGGAGTAAAAGAGCTTATAAATTTAAGCGAGCTTTATGCCGAAAAAATCAAAACTATTTTAGATGAAGTTATTAAAGGCGAGGCAATAAAGAAAGACATTTTTGCGGCAATTAATAAAGTAAAATCACAAGGTAATTTAAATCTAATTAAGCAAAGCGCTACCGATATCTATTACCTCGAGCAAGATATTAAAGGCTTTACTCAAGCTACCGCTCGTGTAGATTTTATAAATAAAGAACTGGAACGCTTAAAAGATAAATATACTATAGAGCGTGAAGCTAAGGAGTGGGGATTAAAAATAGCGGTAAAAGTTAGTTACATTATTGTATTATTTAGTATAATACTTGCAATATCAGGAGGATTATAA
- a CDS encoding RluA family pseudouridine synthase: MSKFYKQTFEFVVTLEEQGLRLDKLLAYKLTEFSRTKIKKLIEGDNFYLNDCTFSNISYSVREGDKLRIFVPPCEESILTPKNLDLNIIYEDNELIILDKPPYLTVHPGAGNHNDTLVNALIHHFGNNLSQLGGTQRPGIVHRLDKDTSGLIVIAKDDITHAKLSKQLAEREIKRTYLALVYGTLTPHIGTIQTNIARNPKDRKKMTVVRHEGRVAITRYNVLEKFGGGAISLVECELETGRTHQIRVHLTHKKTPIIGDQTYGTNLNHNLNCFNKETAELIKQFPRQALHAVRLKLTHPFTCQELSFESRLPEDIMQLLAGLRS, translated from the coding sequence ATGAGTAAGTTTTATAAACAAACCTTTGAATTCGTAGTTACACTTGAAGAACAAGGTTTACGACTCGATAAGCTACTCGCATATAAACTAACAGAATTTTCCAGAACTAAAATTAAAAAGTTAATAGAGGGTGATAATTTTTACTTAAATGATTGTACCTTCTCTAATATCTCTTATTCGGTCAGGGAAGGAGATAAGCTAAGAATATTTGTTCCACCCTGTGAGGAATCAATACTTACCCCTAAAAATTTAGATTTAAATATTATATATGAAGATAATGAATTAATTATTTTGGATAAGCCCCCTTATCTTACTGTGCACCCAGGGGCCGGCAATCACAATGATACTTTGGTAAATGCACTTATTCATCACTTCGGCAATAATTTATCACAATTAGGAGGCACCCAAAGGCCGGGGATTGTACATAGATTGGATAAAGATACTTCAGGGCTGATTGTAATTGCCAAAGATGATATCACTCATGCCAAGCTTTCAAAGCAATTAGCAGAGAGGGAAATTAAACGCACCTATTTGGCTTTAGTTTATGGCACACTTACCCCTCATATAGGCACAATTCAAACTAATATTGCAAGAAACCCGAAAGATAGAAAAAAAATGACTGTAGTAAGGCATGAAGGCAGGGTTGCAATCACAAGATATAATGTATTGGAAAAATTTGGTGGTGGCGCTATAAGCTTAGTTGAATGCGAACTTGAAACCGGTAGAACCCATCAGATAAGAGTACATTTAACCCATAAGAAGACTCCGATTATCGGCGATCAAACTTACGGCACTAATTTAAATCACAATTTAAATTGCTTTAATAAAGAAACAGCCGAGCTTATCAAACAGTTCCCACGCCAAGCTTTGCATGCAGTTAGGCTTAAACTTACTCATCCTTTTACCTGTCAGGAGCTCAGCTTTGAAAGCCGATTGCCTGAGGACATTATGCAGCTTTTGGCTGGGCTTAGGAGTTGA
- the nrdR gene encoding transcriptional regulator NrdR encodes MKCPFCGFLDSQVKDSRPSEDGLTIKRRRFCPDCGGRFTTYERIEMRELFVIKKGGDKRLFDPSKLLKSMQVAARKRPVDAEQLEEIVSRITKKLEKYGEGEITSQAVGQLVMNELLKIDQVAYVRYASVYKDFAEASDFGKFIENLNITKDE; translated from the coding sequence ATGAAATGTCCTTTCTGCGGGTTTTTAGATAGTCAAGTTAAAGATTCCCGTCCCTCGGAGGATGGCCTAACTATTAAACGCAGAAGGTTTTGCCCTGATTGCGGAGGAAGGTTCACTACCTATGAAAGAATTGAGATGAGGGAGCTCTTTGTTATTAAAAAAGGTGGAGACAAGCGACTTTTTGACCCGTCAAAATTATTGAAATCCATGCAGGTTGCAGCGAGAAAAAGGCCGGTGGATGCGGAGCAGCTGGAAGAAATAGTATCCCGTATTACTAAAAAACTTGAGAAATACGGTGAGGGTGAGATAACTTCACAGGCAGTTGGGCAATTGGTGATGAATGAGCTTTTAAAAATTGATCAGGTGGCATACGTAAGATATGCCTCTGTATATAAAGACTTTGCGGAAGCAAGTGATTTCGGAAAATTTATTGAAAACTTAAATATTACTAAAGATGAATAA
- the murG gene encoding undecaprenyldiphospho-muramoylpentapeptide beta-N-acetylglucosaminyltransferase, producing MNNNTIIIATGGTGGHIFPAQALSDKLVKENFNPVLICDNRANKFLYGSFQSVKKFQISSSNLSGGIISKLQGLSLLLINILKVIFIYLKIKPGCVVGFGGYPALPSIVAAIILNIPIIMYEPNAVLGRVNKWFLRYAKVLALFMPNTTKIAEKHKKKVEVVGDLVRDELLKQAEQERIKNKKFTLLIFGGSQGAQVFSEVIPEAVKLLPPLLRKKLLIIQQARPNLVEQTIEAYKKIEVEAVIKPFFENIGELYLKADLVICRSGASTISELINFKLPAILVPFPHATDNHQYYNALYLVENATARLITQDKFKSIVLAEQLEELIESSIKLKKLKTAYDKMKTTNGTQKLFSIVRKHMKK from the coding sequence ATGAATAACAACACTATTATTATAGCAACCGGCGGTACAGGAGGACATATATTTCCTGCACAGGCCTTATCCGATAAACTGGTTAAAGAAAATTTTAATCCGGTACTTATTTGTGATAATAGGGCGAATAAATTTCTTTACGGAAGCTTCCAATCAGTTAAAAAGTTTCAAATCAGCTCTTCTAATCTTTCGGGAGGGATAATCTCTAAGCTCCAAGGTTTAAGTTTACTGTTGATTAATATCCTAAAAGTCATATTTATTTATCTTAAAATAAAGCCGGGATGTGTGGTAGGATTCGGCGGGTATCCTGCATTGCCTAGCATTGTTGCAGCAATTATACTTAATATTCCGATCATTATGTATGAACCTAATGCAGTTTTGGGTCGTGTTAATAAATGGTTCCTGCGTTATGCAAAGGTGCTTGCTCTTTTTATGCCGAACACTACAAAAATTGCAGAAAAACATAAAAAAAAGGTGGAAGTTGTCGGGGATTTGGTTAGGGATGAACTTTTAAAGCAAGCAGAGCAAGAGAGAATTAAAAATAAAAAATTTACTTTATTAATTTTCGGAGGTAGCCAAGGAGCACAAGTTTTTTCTGAAGTCATTCCGGAAGCTGTAAAATTATTGCCGCCTCTTTTACGTAAAAAGTTATTAATTATCCAGCAGGCACGCCCTAATCTGGTGGAGCAAACTATAGAGGCTTATAAGAAAATTGAGGTAGAAGCTGTTATTAAGCCATTCTTTGAAAATATCGGCGAATTATATTTAAAAGCAGATCTGGTCATTTGCCGCTCAGGCGCTTCGACTATTTCAGAGCTGATTAACTTTAAGCTACCTGCTATTCTGGTTCCGTTCCCGCATGCAACCGATAACCATCAATACTACAATGCTTTATATCTTGTAGAAAATGCTACGGCACGCCTTATTACACAAGACAAATTTAAATCGATAGTGCTTGCGGAGCAACTTGAAGAATTGATAGAGTCAAGTATTAAGCTTAAAAAGCTTAAAACTGCTTATGATAAAATGAAAACAACTAACGGAACTCAAAAATTGTTTTCCATAGTGCGGAAGCATATGAAAAAATAA
- a CDS encoding NADP-dependent isocitrate dehydrogenase has translation MTERTITVAYGDGIGPEIMEATLFILKEAGAKLNIETIDIGEKLYLKGFGSGISKEAWETVKRNKIILKSPITTPQGKGYKSLNVTFRKGLGLFANVRPTVSYYPYIESNHQKMDMVIVRENEEDLYAGIEYRMTANSSACFKLISRQGCEKIIRYAFEYARLNNRKKVTCVSKDNIMKVTDGSFHAIFDEIAPLYPEIKTDHFIVDIGAAKIASRPEIFDVIVTLNLYGDIISDIAAEVSGSVGLAGSANIGEKYAMFEAIHGSAPDIAGKKMANPSGLLNGAIMMLEYIGQADVAVKIQNAWLKTIEEGIHTADIYKEGKSKKKVETMEFAKAVVENLGKKPVHFSPLAEREAKLINLPKMELDTQTKEIIGVDFYIEDRSANPKAIAEQVKALHPKLELENISQRGIKVWPENEVENLSYDLWRLRYISSNADHKLSQKDILELSEGISNKGVEISTIQMLYVFEGMAGFTKSQGD, from the coding sequence ATGACAGAAAGAACTATTACAGTAGCTTACGGTGACGGCATTGGCCCCGAAATAATGGAAGCTACGCTTTTCATATTAAAAGAGGCGGGAGCAAAGCTTAATATAGAAACCATAGATATCGGTGAAAAATTATATCTCAAAGGTTTCGGGTCGGGAATTTCTAAGGAAGCATGGGAGACGGTAAAGCGTAATAAAATTATTTTAAAATCACCGATTACCACCCCTCAAGGTAAGGGGTATAAAAGCCTTAACGTAACTTTTCGAAAAGGCTTGGGGTTATTTGCTAACGTGCGTCCGACTGTTTCATATTATCCTTATATTGAAAGCAACCACCAAAAGATGGATATGGTGATTGTGAGAGAAAACGAAGAAGATTTATATGCCGGTATTGAATATCGCATGACTGCTAACAGTAGCGCATGTTTTAAGCTTATATCTAGGCAGGGCTGTGAGAAAATCATAAGATATGCTTTTGAATACGCTCGTCTTAACAATAGGAAGAAAGTAACTTGTGTTTCTAAAGATAACATAATGAAAGTTACCGACGGTTCTTTCCACGCTATATTTGACGAAATTGCACCTCTCTATCCTGAAATTAAGACTGATCACTTTATAGTCGATATCGGAGCAGCAAAAATTGCTTCTCGCCCGGAGATCTTTGATGTTATAGTGACCCTGAATTTATATGGTGATATTATTTCCGATATAGCCGCGGAAGTATCAGGCTCGGTAGGCTTAGCAGGAAGCGCAAATATCGGAGAGAAATATGCGATGTTTGAAGCAATCCACGGTTCAGCTCCCGATATTGCAGGTAAAAAGATGGCTAACCCTTCAGGGTTATTAAATGGTGCAATAATGATGCTTGAATATATCGGGCAAGCTGATGTGGCGGTAAAAATCCAGAATGCCTGGCTTAAAACGATTGAAGAGGGAATCCATACCGCTGATATTTATAAAGAAGGTAAAAGTAAGAAAAAAGTTGAGACTATGGAATTTGCTAAAGCAGTCGTGGAAAATTTAGGTAAAAAGCCTGTACATTTTTCTCCCCTGGCTGAGCGCGAAGCTAAGCTTATTAACTTGCCGAAAATGGAGCTTGATACCCAAACCAAAGAAATAATAGGTGTAGATTTTTATATTGAAGACAGAAGTGCCAACCCGAAGGCTATAGCTGAGCAAGTGAAGGCTTTACACCCTAAATTAGAACTTGAAAATATTTCTCAAAGAGGAATTAAAGTTTGGCCGGAGAATGAGGTGGAAAACTTATCTTATGATTTATGGCGTTTAAGGTATATTTCTTCAAATGCAGATCATAAACTTAGCCAAAAAGATATTTTAGAGCTAAGTGAAGGGATCTCAAACAAAGGTGTAGAGATCAGCACTATTCAAATGCTTTATGTGTTTGAGGGAATGGCCGGGTTCACTAAATCCCAAGGGGATTAA